The Trichocoleus sp. sequence TATTGCCTCTTGCAAGTTCACTTCCAATTCGTTCTCCTAGCGAGAGCATTGCAGCAGACATGGCAGATACTCGCTCTTCGTCCATACCGCTGGGAATACTGGCAGCTAAGGGTAGACCATCGGGAGTCACCAGCGCAGCACCTTGAATGTCATTCGTCGAAGTGACAAAGTTGTGCAGAATGCTGGTCAGTTTTTCAGTGCTAATTGCCATTGTAAGTAGCTAGGTGAAATTAAACGTAAG is a genomic window containing:
- a CDS encoding roadblock/LC7 domain-containing protein — translated: MAISTEKLTSILHNFVTSTNDIQGAALVTPDGLPLAASIPSGMDEERVSAMSAAMLSLGERIGSELARGNIDRIFVEGDKGYGILMNCGEDAVFLVLASSSAKQGLLMLEIKRALSELKQILM